Proteins encoded within one genomic window of Thioploca ingrica:
- a CDS encoding GNAT family acetyltransferase, which produces MIVRIATTQDIDQLLGIEQRCFQTDRLSRRNFSYLLTKANAHTLVAETEGLIQGYVMVLFSQATSASRLYSIAVDAPLRNQGVAKSLLQSVEQYALERDTVSMRLEVRADNIASQQFFKKHGYKQFGVVADYYEDHERALRFEKWLAPHLARELVRVPYYQQTLDFTCGPAALMMAMLALDPTLELNRKLELSLWREATTIYMTSGHGGCGPYGLALSAYQRGFDVDIYVNTQEILLVDSVRNQTKKEVIRLVQEDFLEKIATLPIQLKYSSLTFSALREHFEAGGIPLVLISSYQIYREKFPHWVVVTGFDQKYIYVHDPFVDDETEETVADCVNIPLRQRDFEHMARYGKTAQKAALIIKLRQPN; this is translated from the coding sequence ATGATAGTACGTATTGCTACTACGCAAGACATTGATCAATTGCTCGGAATTGAGCAACGTTGCTTCCAAACCGATCGATTGTCGCGGCGTAATTTTTCCTATTTACTAACCAAAGCCAATGCGCATACCTTGGTGGCAGAAACAGAGGGCCTAATTCAGGGTTATGTTATGGTGTTGTTTAGCCAAGCAACTTCTGCCTCTCGGTTATATTCTATTGCAGTAGATGCGCCTTTGCGTAACCAAGGTGTGGCCAAATCTTTGCTGCAATCGGTGGAGCAATATGCGTTGGAACGAGATACCGTTTCTATGCGCTTGGAAGTGCGAGCCGATAACATCGCTTCTCAACAGTTTTTTAAAAAGCATGGCTATAAGCAATTTGGTGTGGTAGCGGATTACTATGAAGATCACGAACGCGCTTTGCGTTTTGAGAAATGGTTAGCGCCTCATTTAGCGAGAGAACTAGTCCGCGTGCCTTATTACCAACAAACTTTGGATTTTACCTGTGGTCCAGCCGCTTTGATGATGGCGATGCTTGCTTTGGATCCAACGTTAGAATTAAATCGTAAACTAGAATTATCTTTATGGCGTGAGGCAACGACAATTTATATGACTTCTGGTCACGGTGGCTGTGGTCCTTATGGTTTAGCACTTTCCGCCTATCAACGGGGCTTCGATGTCGATATTTATGTCAATACCCAGGAAATCCTTTTAGTTGATTCGGTACGTAATCAAACCAAGAAAGAAGTCATTCGCTTAGTTCAAGAAGATTTCTTAGAAAAAATTGCCACTTTACCGATCCAATTAAAATATAGCTCACTCACCTTTTCCGCTTTGCGAGAACACTTTGAAGCCGGTGGTATCCCCTTAGTGTTGATTAGTTCTTACCAAATTTATCGTGAGAAATTTCCTCACTGGGTGGTGGTTACCGGATTTGATCAAAAATATATCTATGTACATGATCCTTTTGTCGACGATGAAACCGAAGAAACCGTGGCCGATTGCGTTAATATCCCTTTGCGGCAACGCGACTTTGAACATATGGCACGTTATGGTAAAACCGCACAAAAAGCGGCTTTAATTATTAAATTACGGCAACCTAACTAA
- a CDS encoding carboxylate--amine ligase has product MSSHLIIVEKEADWQPSFLDMQVITVKDYLVEPEYFTLQNAKLINLCRSYRYLSQGYYCSLLAEARHHRIIPTVRTLRDLSSKAIYSLNIESLDELLQQSFNNQQYPQTTDRLELVIFFGQCEFPALQKLAQQLFATFACPLLKVEFRHQKQWSIYAIRILQLNALIDKQYEFFIKALNTYTLRKTSIRKRRRVYRYDLAILHNPQETLPPSNTAALRKFVDVGHKLDIDVDLITKKDYSRLAEYDALFIRETTAIEHYTYRFAKKAENENLVVIDDPDSILRCTNKVYLAELLKSHKVPVPKTVILYKGSAYTRRIEAELDYPVVLKIPDGAFSRGVFKAYNRQELTNKVGELFKTSDIILAQEYLYTPYDWRIGILNRKPLYACQYFMSDAHWQIVKHDTETGHYDEGRFHTFELTDVPEKVIKTALRSASYIGDGLYGVDLKETEQGIVVIEVNDNPNLDEGVENAVLKNELYAIILREFIRRIERKSRHFR; this is encoded by the coding sequence ATGAGTTCTCATTTAATTATCGTCGAAAAAGAAGCGGATTGGCAACCGAGTTTTTTGGATATGCAAGTGATTACAGTCAAGGATTACCTTGTTGAGCCTGAATATTTCACTTTGCAAAATGCCAAACTGATTAATCTTTGCCGTAGTTATCGTTATCTTAGCCAGGGTTATTATTGTTCGCTCCTGGCGGAAGCTCGTCATCATCGAATTATCCCGACCGTACGCACGTTGCGTGATCTCAGTAGCAAAGCGATTTATAGTCTGAATATCGAGTCACTGGATGAATTACTCCAACAAAGTTTTAATAACCAACAATATCCACAAACGACGGATCGTTTAGAGTTAGTCATTTTTTTTGGACAATGTGAATTTCCAGCCTTACAAAAATTAGCACAACAGTTATTTGCTACCTTTGCTTGTCCCCTATTAAAAGTAGAATTTCGTCACCAAAAACAGTGGAGTATTTATGCTATTCGTATTCTCCAACTCAATGCCTTAATCGATAAGCAATACGAATTCTTTATCAAAGCACTCAATACCTATACTCTGCGTAAAACCTCTATACGCAAGCGGAGACGGGTATACCGCTATGATCTCGCTATTCTCCATAATCCTCAAGAAACTTTACCGCCTTCTAATACCGCTGCTTTGCGAAAATTCGTTGATGTGGGTCATAAGTTAGATATTGATGTGGATTTAATTACCAAAAAAGACTATTCACGGTTAGCTGAATACGATGCCCTATTTATCCGAGAAACCACAGCGATTGAACATTATACTTACCGATTTGCCAAAAAAGCCGAGAATGAAAATTTAGTCGTCATCGACGATCCGGATTCCATTCTCCGCTGTACTAACAAAGTCTATTTAGCAGAATTATTGAAGTCACATAAAGTTCCAGTACCCAAAACCGTTATTCTCTATAAAGGCAGTGCTTATACTCGGCGGATAGAAGCCGAATTAGATTATCCAGTGGTCCTCAAGATTCCAGATGGTGCTTTCAGTCGAGGGGTATTTAAAGCCTATAATCGTCAAGAACTAACTAATAAAGTCGGTGAATTATTCAAAACTTCCGATATTATTCTGGCGCAAGAATATCTGTATACGCCTTATGATTGGCGAATTGGGATCCTCAACCGCAAACCATTATATGCGTGCCAATATTTTATGTCTGATGCCCACTGGCAAATTGTTAAACATGACACCGAAACCGGTCATTACGATGAAGGTCGATTTCACACTTTTGAACTAACCGATGTACCAGAAAAAGTTATTAAAACCGCATTGCGATCGGCTTCTTATATTGGAGATGGTTTGTATGGAGTTGATTTAAAAGAAACTGAACAAGGTATTGTCGTTATTGAAGTCAATGATAATCCCAATTTAGACGAAGGTGTAGAAAATGCCGTCTTAAAAAATGAATTGTATGCCATCATTCTACGGGAATTTATTCGCCGAATTGAAAGAAAAAGTCGTCATTTTAGATAA
- a CDS encoding oxidoreductase, aldo/keto reductase family, whose product MQTRKLGYSNLYLTPIGLGTWAIGGGNNPYGWGIQDDNDSIATIRHALDLGINWIDTAAGYGKGHSEEIVGQAIAGRRHEVIIATKCGILWKEDGSNIYGHLKAESIRQEVENSLRRLKVEVIDLYQIHWPLPDEDIEAGWETVADLVKAGKVRYGGVSNFSVAQLKRIQPIHPVASLQPPYSMLVREVETELLPYCAANDIGVVVYSPMQAGLLTGKMTQERVATFPDNDWRQRSPFFQEPQLSIYLELVEKLRPIAEHNSWSLPQLAIAWVLRRQEVTSAIVGARRPEQIDEFIGTRQWSLSSEDMAKIEALLVNSPV is encoded by the coding sequence ATGCAAACTCGAAAATTAGGTTACAGCAATCTTTATTTAACACCGATTGGATTGGGCACTTGGGCTATTGGTGGTGGTAACAATCCTTATGGGTGGGGTATACAGGATGATAATGATTCTATCGCGACCATTCGCCATGCGCTTGACCTGGGCATCAACTGGATTGATACGGCTGCTGGTTATGGTAAAGGTCACTCGGAAGAGATAGTGGGTCAAGCTATTGCTGGCCGTCGTCATGAAGTGATTATAGCGACCAAGTGTGGTATTTTGTGGAAAGAAGATGGTAGCAATATTTATGGTCATCTTAAAGCGGAGAGTATCCGCCAGGAAGTAGAAAATAGCCTACGCCGCCTGAAGGTGGAGGTGATTGATCTTTACCAAATTCATTGGCCATTGCCGGATGAAGATATCGAAGCGGGTTGGGAAACAGTGGCTGATTTGGTCAAAGCAGGTAAGGTTCGCTATGGTGGAGTCTCTAACTTTAGCGTAGCACAGCTCAAGCGCATTCAGCCTATTCATCCCGTTGCTTCGTTACAACCGCCTTACAGTATGCTAGTACGTGAGGTTGAAACTGAATTGCTACCTTACTGTGCAGCCAACGATATTGGCGTGGTTGTCTACAGTCCCATGCAGGCAGGCTTGCTGACTGGCAAGATGACCCAGGAGCGTGTAGCTACCTTTCCAGATAATGATTGGCGCCAACGTAGCCCGTTTTTCCAAGAACCTCAACTGAGTATTTACTTGGAACTGGTGGAAAAATTGCGCCCGATTGCTGAGCACAATAGCTGGTCTTTGCCCCAGTTAGCCATTGCCTGGGTGCTCCGCCGTCAGGAAGTCACCTCGGCTATTGTGGGGGCACGACGACCAGAGCAGATAGATGAGTTTATCGGTACTAGACAGTGGAGTCTGTCGAGCGAGGACATGGCCAAAATCGAGGCGCTTTTGGTCAATAGCCCGGTGTAG
- a CDS encoding receptor protein kinase-like protein yields MKNLRQDKFVQRINCLQLLPLIGILTWSSWAQAATDCATVTEISPTECGALVALYKSTTGPNWYDNQTNNWNVTNTPCSWTGVTCDGISPPPQHVIGITRREKRLVGTLPDLSALTSLQTLDLVGYDGWCWDCKNQLGGTLPNLSALTSLKSLDLSYNLFTGNIDPLSLPTSLTSLYLEGNQLEGIISSLPGSPSLTNLTSLYLQNNQLKGAIPDFSSFASLEYLDLSYNYYLTGPLSASLFPINSKLKSLTLYSTGLNQPLPDLSTLTQLTSLNLSSTRLTGPVKAEFFPAISLTSLDLSSNYSLNQPLPDLSTLTKLTTLNLAYSSLTGPINPALFPLSLNSLYLSSTQLSGQIPNFSNLVNLTNLDLSYNYQLTGPIDGSLFPIPTGLQTGLQTLSLYGTPLNQTLPDLSILDNLANLGLSSTQLTGPIDPSYLPTNLGSLSLDNNQLNSSLPDLSGLKSLGYLNISNNQLSDAINGSYLPPNLVSLFLDNNQLTGPFPNLSGLTQLSELSISSNQLSDFINGSSLRPSLNRLSLYNNQLSGAFPNLGGVTNLGYLDISNNQLSGPIEASSLPPNLGEFSLSNNQFNGVIPNLPSGLWRLNLSWNHFTGAIPNLPAGIGALYLNNNQLSGEIPDSLTNLTGLCSQSPDIPCWEYSDLGYNHLKVPASTQVTAFLEAPGNKDPDWASTQTVFLLTCPNGGSLGIQSAGYDPDTGEFDFGTKIVNSTASLNINIVARDCGTLQVDSIGFLGTDASEFHYNADSKSCSTGDRYSACQFTVAFTPLTLGTKEATLKFILTDPSINKELIIQAKAIRAGNAKIDVVPNSYDFGEVNIGESSAIQEFKLENTGNIDLKWDFIGLTEDRANYFFYPWNCAYKNVLYPAKACDFGAQFIPVIEGEKKASILISSSDTPSKKVTLRGTAKTPEECLNENITIESKRNGNWDNASTWSGDAIPTPADNVRIKRGHTITALPYTAVKALCIENGGGLKSSDNKGTYLILHAENYLQNKGSIKGQDGVSETGYSCTGDYWSVIGKPECAQPGASVILSVGDGSKNLFRNEGVITAGNGGKGKQYGAYGGGVSVYGGSFINTATLKGSGGIIIAGKGGDITDSQPGRAGKGGDLSLMAENYLHHHGEVQIAAGGGGNCNAASGQVGGNGGNLRLAAPLLVKLGGGDFSTGQGGINCSQNGLPGNVFIEPSVISLAGASTKIEGGNVTIFGGKDWVLDLSNVGATVIKATGNITLAVGEGGIINLKNNRGFILEAGGRVNLFSDNILLDDGVGLSDLIKAASINEGPSKILYDVSLIGSGKHTGEPGTTLPISLTLVNGGPETDTYTLQLVDPKGWVSGQITSPLEVKALDTHELSLEVALPNEPGEINTITITAISQTDATVKAVAEIQVAVAQATIHAVTLTTETNQWFGEPGSTLSIPLTLTNKGNEIDTYTLKTSNSANWALELLPASVPLDKSASANLNLNMTLPAEPGAKSVITITATSQADPSVIEEMLLTVGTTSHDFSLTTTSPQVSGEPGAILPIELELTNNGSNADTYELKVTDNPANLTVNGLPTTPLPVEISETKKVVLEIILPTEPGATNTLAVTATSQNDPNVTKVLPMTITVAGKNTDNNSQPIEITPTPPPVTVPIVNQEISTPAVAKADEPAVPPPPVVPSPEVTQTTVISDISGLTSCPPTGEIDYLCRNHGHTLTNAALGTDAKVAGGQLAGVIENKGIVSQVTIQPDTLLKGGRLTGYIVNEGTLADFTFVGAQVSGGTLAGIVTNDSRVGGTLINVHLAANTHITGGNLQGEITGEAAAPALLEELTVKANSHLSQVKIGKNVQFEDQVTFGDGVQFVNPAEDPRQVDLTATDSKHMTISQNTEIITTCNTELPQLGVIATNSQGKTVVTSAQIAGGAAATSGTFQRELTVSLSKPVDIRATLCVDPKQVGQLVGFIAYAAYTAADSPNRKSALYRLDANNQVLPWDGNFASLLAFKEDILEPTQTVEIYQGKLVAPPGVIEIHFGYRLEDGTVTVSDKTIQITITN; encoded by the coding sequence ATGAAAAATTTACGTCAGGACAAGTTTGTCCAAAGAATTAATTGCTTGCAGTTATTACCCTTAATCGGAATTTTAACGTGGTCATCTTGGGCACAAGCTGCCACAGATTGCGCCACCGTTACCGAAATTTCACCAACTGAATGTGGTGCCTTAGTCGCATTATATAAGAGTACCACCGGACCAAATTGGTATGATAATCAAACTAATAATTGGAATGTGACTAACACACCCTGCAGTTGGACGGGAGTAACCTGTGATGGTATCTCACCACCACCACAACATGTCATTGGCATTACAAGGCGAGAGAAACGATTAGTAGGTACACTTCCGGATTTAAGTGCTTTAACTTCTTTGCAAACACTCGATTTAGTAGGATATGATGGGTGGTGCTGGGATTGTAAAAATCAATTGGGGGGAACTTTACCCAATTTAAGTGCCTTGACCAGTTTAAAATCTCTTGATCTTTCTTATAATCTATTTACAGGTAATATCGATCCATTGTCCTTACCAACTAGTTTAACTTCTCTGTATTTAGAGGGAAATCAGTTAGAAGGAATTATATCTAGCCTGCCCGGTTCACCTAGTTTAACTAATTTAACTTCTCTGTATTTACAGAACAATCAGTTAAAAGGAGCTATACCTGACTTTAGTAGCTTTGCTAGTTTGGAATACCTTGATTTAAGTTACAATTATTATTTAACTGGACCACTTAGTGCCTCACTGTTTCCAATCAACAGTAAATTAAAGTCACTCACTTTATATAGTACTGGCCTAAATCAACCACTTCCTGATTTAAGCACTTTAACCCAATTGACCTCTCTTAATCTCAGTTCTACTCGGTTAACCGGTCCTGTTAAAGCTGAATTTTTTCCAGCAATTAGCTTGACCTCTTTGGATTTATCATCTAACTACTCACTAAACCAACCGCTTCCTGATTTAAGCACTTTAACCAAGTTGACGACGCTTAACTTAGCATATAGTTCATTAACCGGGCCTATTAACCCGGCGTTGTTTCCTCTCAGTTTGAATTCACTCTATTTATCTAGCACCCAACTTAGTGGACAGATTCCTAATTTTAGTAATCTTGTCAATTTAACAAATCTTGATTTATCTTATAACTATCAATTAACGGGACCGATTGATGGTTCACTTTTTCCAATTCCAACCGGTTTGCAAACCGGTTTGCAAACACTCTCCCTGTACGGAACTCCACTGAATCAGACCCTTCCTGATCTGAGTATTTTAGATAATTTGGCTAATCTTGGACTAAGTAGTACACAGTTAACTGGACCAATTGATCCTTCGTACTTGCCAACCAATTTGGGTTCACTTTCCTTAGATAACAACCAACTTAATAGTTCTTTGCCCGATTTAAGTGGATTGAAAAGCTTAGGTTATCTTAACATCTCCAACAATCAATTAAGTGACGCCATTAATGGTTCATACTTGCCACCCAATTTAGTAAGTCTATTTCTGGACAACAACCAACTCACTGGTCCCTTTCCTAATTTAAGTGGATTGACCCAGTTAAGTGAACTTAGCATATCCTCCAATCAATTAAGTGACTTCATTAATGGCTCATCCTTGCGACCCAGTTTAAATCGGTTATCTTTGTATAACAATCAATTGAGCGGTGCCTTTCCCAATTTAGGTGGAGTGACCAACTTAGGGTATCTAGATATTTCCAACAATCAATTAAGCGGGCCAATTGAGGCTTCATCTCTTCCACCTAATTTAGGAGAATTTTCTTTATCTAACAATCAGTTTAATGGTGTCATTCCCAATTTACCGAGTGGATTATGGCGCCTCAACCTATCCTGGAATCACTTCACCGGAGCTATTCCAAATTTGCCAGCCGGCATAGGGGCACTTTACCTGAATAATAACCAACTCAGTGGTGAAATTCCCGATTCATTGACTAATTTAACAGGTTTATGTTCACAATCCCCAGACATCCCTTGCTGGGAGTATTCCGATTTAGGTTACAACCATTTAAAAGTTCCCGCTTCCACACAAGTGACTGCTTTCCTGGAAGCACCCGGTAATAAAGATCCGGATTGGGCATCCACTCAAACTGTTTTTTTATTAACTTGCCCGAACGGCGGTAGTTTGGGAATTCAATCGGCCGGATATGATCCGGACACAGGAGAATTTGATTTTGGTACTAAAATTGTTAATAGTACTGCCTCTCTTAATATCAATATAGTTGCTCGAGACTGCGGCACCCTGCAAGTTGATAGCATTGGATTTTTAGGTACTGATGCCAGCGAATTTCACTATAACGCAGATAGCAAATCCTGTAGCACTGGTGATCGCTACTCTGCTTGTCAATTTACCGTGGCTTTTACTCCCCTAACACTCGGTACTAAGGAAGCTACTTTGAAGTTCATCTTGACTGATCCAAGCATCAACAAAGAATTGATTATCCAAGCTAAAGCAATTAGAGCCGGCAACGCTAAAATCGATGTAGTCCCCAACAGTTATGATTTTGGTGAAGTCAACATCGGTGAATCTTCAGCTATACAGGAATTCAAGCTCGAAAATACCGGCAATATTGATTTGAAATGGGATTTTATAGGTCTCACTGAAGATAGAGCTAATTATTTCTTCTACCCTTGGAACTGTGCTTATAAAAACGTACTGTATCCGGCTAAGGCATGTGACTTTGGAGCACAATTTATCCCGGTCATAGAAGGTGAGAAAAAAGCGAGTATACTCATTAGTTCTTCCGATACACCTTCTAAAAAGGTGACACTTCGCGGCACAGCAAAAACGCCGGAGGAATGTTTAAATGAAAATATTACTATTGAATCAAAACGTAACGGTAATTGGGATAATGCTTCAACTTGGAGTGGCGACGCTATTCCGACTCCAGCAGATAATGTTCGCATCAAGAGAGGTCACACGATAACGGCTCTCCCCTACACTGCGGTGAAAGCCCTGTGTATTGAAAACGGTGGAGGCTTAAAAAGCTCAGATAATAAAGGGACTTATCTCATTCTTCATGCCGAGAATTACTTACAGAACAAAGGCTCGATTAAAGGACAGGATGGTGTAAGCGAAACTGGATATTCATGTACCGGTGATTATTGGTCAGTTATTGGGAAACCAGAATGTGCTCAACCGGGTGCCAGTGTCATTTTATCAGTGGGTGACGGTTCCAAGAATTTGTTCCGCAATGAAGGGGTTATCACCGCCGGTAACGGTGGCAAGGGCAAACAATATGGTGCCTATGGTGGTGGTGTCAGTGTTTACGGGGGTAGTTTCATTAATACCGCCACGCTCAAGGGTAGCGGTGGTATCATTATCGCTGGCAAAGGCGGTGATATTACTGATAGCCAACCAGGACGAGCCGGCAAAGGTGGCGACTTGAGCCTGATGGCTGAGAATTATTTACACCATCATGGTGAAGTACAAATCGCCGCTGGTGGTGGTGGTAATTGTAATGCGGCGTCCGGTCAGGTGGGCGGTAATGGCGGTAACCTGAGATTGGCTGCGCCTCTCCTGGTGAAGTTAGGGGGTGGTGACTTTAGCACTGGTCAAGGTGGCATCAATTGCTCACAAAATGGCTTGCCCGGGAATGTCTTTATCGAACCGAGTGTTATTTCTTTGGCGGGAGCCAGCACCAAAATTGAAGGCGGTAATGTCACTATTTTTGGCGGCAAAGATTGGGTACTCGATTTAAGCAACGTCGGCGCTACTGTCATCAAAGCAACCGGCAATATCACCTTAGCGGTTGGTGAGGGTGGCATTATCAATTTGAAAAATAACCGTGGTTTCATCTTAGAAGCCGGTGGTCGAGTCAACCTCTTTTCTGACAACATTTTGTTAGATGATGGGGTGGGATTGAGCGACCTGATCAAAGCGGCTAGCATCAATGAAGGACCGAGCAAAATTTTATATGACGTTTCTCTCATCGGTTCCGGTAAACACACCGGTGAACCAGGAACGACCTTGCCTATTTCCTTAACCCTGGTTAATGGTGGACCAGAGACCGATACCTATACTCTGCAACTTGTTGATCCGAAAGGTTGGGTTTCAGGTCAAATAACATCTCCTCTTGAAGTGAAAGCTTTAGATACTCATGAATTATCGTTAGAAGTGGCGTTGCCTAATGAACCTGGCGAAATCAACACCATTACCATCACGGCTATCTCTCAAACGGATGCTACGGTAAAAGCGGTTGCAGAAATACAAGTCGCTGTCGCTCAAGCAACGATACATGCGGTTACTTTAACTACTGAGACCAACCAATGGTTTGGCGAACCCGGCTCGACTTTATCGATCCCGTTGACCCTGACTAATAAAGGTAACGAGATAGATACTTATACTTTAAAGACGAGTAATTCAGCGAATTGGGCTTTGGAACTGTTGCCGGCTTCCGTTCCACTGGATAAATCGGCAAGTGCCAATTTAAACCTAAACATGACATTGCCAGCAGAACCCGGTGCTAAGAGTGTTATTACCATCACCGCAACTTCTCAGGCTGATCCCAGTGTGATAGAAGAAATGCTGCTGACGGTGGGGACAACCTCACATGACTTCTCTCTCACCACGACCTCACCACAAGTCTCCGGCGAACCCGGCGCTATTTTACCGATTGAGTTAGAACTCACTAACAACGGTTCCAATGCTGACACCTATGAACTGAAAGTGACTGATAATCCAGCTAATTTGACTGTCAATGGCTTACCAACTACGCCGCTGCCAGTGGAAATATCCGAAACCAAGAAAGTAGTACTAGAAATTATTTTACCAACCGAACCCGGTGCGACCAACACACTGGCGGTCACAGCAACTTCGCAAAACGATCCTAACGTGACGAAAGTTCTGCCAATGACAATCACGGTTGCCGGAAAGAATACCGATAATAATTCCCAACCCATAGAGATAACGCCTACACCGCCACCGGTGACGGTTCCAATAGTAAATCAGGAAATCTCTACCCCGGCAGTGGCAAAAGCAGATGAACCTGCTGTTCCGCCACCCCCCGTTGTTCCGTCACCCGAAGTAACTCAAACGACGGTGATTTCTGACATTTCAGGGTTAACTTCTTGTCCACCGACGGGTGAAATTGATTACCTGTGTAGAAATCATGGACATACCTTAACCAACGCCGCGCTGGGAACCGACGCGAAAGTAGCCGGTGGCCAATTAGCCGGTGTGATTGAAAATAAAGGAATTGTCTCTCAGGTAACCATTCAACCCGATACGCTGTTAAAAGGAGGCAGACTCACTGGTTACATTGTCAATGAAGGTACGCTGGCGGATTTCACTTTCGTCGGTGCTCAAGTCAGCGGCGGAACTTTAGCCGGAATCGTTACCAATGACAGTCGAGTCGGTGGCACTCTCATCAATGTCCACTTAGCCGCTAATACCCACATTACCGGTGGCAATCTCCAAGGAGAAATCACCGGCGAAGCAGCGGCACCGGCTTTATTAGAAGAACTAACGGTTAAGGCTAATAGTCATCTTTCCCAGGTAAAAATTGGCAAGAATGTCCAGTTTGAAGATCAAGTGACTTTTGGAGACGGAGTACAATTTGTTAATCCCGCTGAGGATCCGAGACAGGTCGATCTCACAGCCACTGACAGTAAACACATGACGATATCTCAGAATACGGAGATCATTACGACTTGCAACACTGAACTTCCCCAACTTGGCGTAATTGCCACCAATTCGCAAGGAAAAACCGTGGTCACGAGTGCGCAAATCGCCGGTGGTGCAGCCGCTACTTCAGGGACTTTCCAGCGAGAACTAACTGTTAGCTTATCAAAACCGGTGGATATACGCGCTACTCTCTGCGTTGATCCCAAACAAGTTGGGCAACTGGTCGGTTTCATTGCGTATGCCGCTTATACTGCCGCTGATTCGCCTAACCGTAAATCTGCTCTCTATAGGTTAGACGCTAATAATCAGGTATTACCTTGGGATGGCAACTTTGCCAGTCTACTCGCGTTCAAAGAAGATATTTTGGAACCGACTCAGACCGTGGAAATCTATCAAGGTAAATTAGTTGCTCCACCAGGTGTTATTGAAATTCACTTTGGTTACCGTTTAGAGGATGGTACCGTAACCGTTAGTGATAAAACTATCCAGATCACCATAACCAATTAA
- a CDS encoding nitric oxide reductase encodes MHPITIIGTGLAGYTVARELRKLDPNCPLRLITADEGHFYSKPMLSNAFSQHKTPEMLITTPVEQMAEQLQAEILTHTLVTQLEPQWHRLKINEKSLTYSQLVLACGAKPIVTPCTGTVTEKILFVNSLSEYRYLRTALQKAKHVTIIGAGLIGCEFANDLQEGGFSVTIISNATYPLNRLVPTSVGQLLQQVLQERGVTWLLGKTVKHIAPIASARYQLTLVDNQTVATDIVISAIGLRPQVKLATAAGLTVKEGIVVNRYLQTNMPDVYALGDCAQIEGLVLLYVMPLMNAARALAKTLVGQTTAVTYPAMPIVVKTPACPIVISPPPKTVDGQWHIETQGQDIRGLFYITNTQQLAGFVLTGKMITEKMTWLKQLPPLLKAHCH; translated from the coding sequence ATGCACCCCATTACTATCATTGGTACTGGTTTAGCGGGTTATACAGTAGCACGTGAACTGCGTAAACTTGACCCCAATTGTCCTTTGCGACTCATCACGGCTGATGAAGGTCATTTTTATTCTAAACCAATGTTATCTAATGCTTTTTCTCAACATAAAACGCCAGAAATGCTGATAACAACGCCAGTTGAGCAAATGGCAGAACAACTCCAAGCCGAGATACTGACACATACTCTTGTTACCCAATTAGAACCACAATGGCATAGACTCAAGATTAATGAAAAAAGTTTAACCTATAGTCAATTGGTATTAGCCTGTGGAGCAAAACCGATAGTTACTCCCTGCACAGGAACAGTAACCGAAAAAATATTATTTGTTAATAGTCTATCCGAATACCGATATCTCCGAACCGCTTTGCAAAAAGCTAAACACGTTACTATTATTGGAGCCGGGTTAATCGGATGTGAATTTGCTAATGACTTACAGGAAGGCGGTTTTTCAGTAACCATAATTAGTAACGCGACTTATCCACTCAATCGATTAGTGCCGACATCAGTAGGGCAATTACTACAACAAGTCTTACAAGAGCGTGGTGTTACCTGGTTACTTGGTAAAACCGTTAAACATATTGCGCCAATTGCATCAGCAAGGTATCAATTAACACTGGTCGACAATCAGACGGTGGCAACGGATATCGTTATTTCCGCAATTGGATTACGTCCTCAGGTTAAATTAGCTACTGCTGCCGGTTTAACCGTAAAAGAAGGCATTGTCGTTAATCGCTACCTCCAAACAAATATGCCAGATGTTTATGCGCTTGGAGATTGTGCTCAAATTGAAGGTCTGGTATTACTTTACGTGATGCCTCTAATGAATGCCGCCCGTGCTTTGGCTAAAACTTTAGTAGGACAGACGACTGCTGTTACTTATCCCGCTATGCCAATAGTCGTAAAAACCCCGGCTTGTCCCATTGTGATTTCACCTCCTCCAAAAACGGTGGATGGACAATGGCATATAGAAACTCAAGGACAAGATATTCGAGGTTTATTTTATATTACCAATACTCAACAATTAGCGGGATTTGTGCTTACTGGAAAAATGATTACCGAAAAAATGACTTGGTTAAAACAATTACCACCTCTCTTGAAAGCACACTGCCATTAA